The following coding sequences lie in one Prionailurus viverrinus isolate Anna chromosome X, UM_Priviv_1.0, whole genome shotgun sequence genomic window:
- the USP26 gene encoding ubiquitin carboxyl-terminal hydrolase 26 — protein MATLIAHGFVHTWSRNMGMSKPKEAYIGKVERKKNIRLLVYFSTGESTTFQLTNNIKNVVLRSYGGKQNHLHLTFQNNSFLFIEGLSSADAEELKMFLDGFPQNNQPSMKPVKDGGIFARTTTQKEINKSSSHEICSKSSSGSLEAGEGHGTADLQQKPLCASRSSTLTCNDLPENGQEKRKRMLSSGSGMGGKFLQKNSSVRDKKSETNLLRYVSHNRKKKFRLKNKKKLAFEHLFKTDSTGNPYLQGVSVLQVLCEKIYLAFLLEAKYSADKPEWDRLKMTLDLYPEKLLQGLPNLGNTCYMNAVLQSLFSIPSFADDLFSKDSPWGKIPLDALSICLAQLFVLKDIYNIKIKERLLVSLKKTISSVAEIFSDNVQNDAHEFLGHCLDQMKESMGKLNTIWKAKIESEEENPAQQIFPGSAATEVLVCPIINNFEFELLRSITCQACGHVVLKTEVNNYLSINLPQGTKSLPLSIQSAFDLFFGAEELEYKCGKCKHKSSVAVHKFSRLPRVLIVHLKRYTFDEFWSLRKDDQEVVISTHLNISSHCNETTKPPPPVSKNVLTRDFQILKVFHSIKFGNFFLSTPSTKPTLASNDSLIPHIGPDKESEPQKCQILCEGSNGEQKENLGKCPKLNITESELVNLGNGAVIEKELLAAGLMMDLEATSLSQIQKDEGKPTSGPDRCLAEVYLQEMSENLKQKKYETTNTLIDFKSGTETIEDTYKREKNGIPKEFQKPTKQTQQDEWMKIYEQALRQALLGALLKTRTRWYAKNLRKPAKLRLQEAKANSLGAPGSNKNPGNKECLNKEKSETEATKPKRSGKMSDLDSYRLIGVVSHLGKTPNSGHYISDAYDFERQAWFTYNDLQVLSIEEDIMQEARLCTGYIFFYMHNDVFEELLKREENFQSRNTKAGKTAQEK, from the coding sequence atggctactctaatAGCACACGGTTTTGTCCATACATGGAGCAGGAATATGGGGATGTCTAAGCCCAAAGAAGCATACAttggaaaagtggaaagaaagaagaatattaGACTGCTGGTCTATTTCAGCACTGGAGAATCAACAACTTTTCAACTaactaataatattaaaaatgtggTGCTTAGATCCtatggaggaaaacaaaatcacCTGCATTTAACTTTCCAAAATAATAGCTTCTTGTTTATTGAAGGATTATCTTCTGCAGATGCTGAAGAGTTGAAGATGTTCTTGGATGGATTCCCTCAAAATAATCAACCATCCATGAAACCTGTTAAGGATGGAGGGATCTTTGCCCGCACAACAACACAGAAGGAAATCAACAAAAGTTCATCTCACGAAATATGTAGTAAGTCAAGTAGTGGATCTTTAGAGGCAGGAGAAGGACATGGAACAGCCGACCTTCAGCAGAAGCCTTTGTGTGCATCAAGGTCATCAACACTTACTTGCAATGATTTACCAGAAAATggacaggagaagagaaaaagaatgttaTCATCTGGTTCAGGGATGGGTGGGAAATTCCTGCAAAAGAATAGCTCTGTAAGAGATAAGAAATCCGAGACAAATCTCTTGAGGTATGTAAGCcacaataggaagaaaaaatttaggttaaaaaataagaagaaattagcatttgaaCACTTATTCAAGACCGATTCTACTGGAAACCCTTACCTTCAGGGTGTTAGTGTTCTTCAGGTGCtttgtgagaaaatatatttggcaTTTCTGTTGGAAGCAAAGTATAGTGCAGATAAGCCAGAGTGGGACAGACTCAAGATGACCCTTGACTTGTACCCAGAGAAACTATTGCAAGGCCTCCCCAATTTGGGAAACACCTGTTACATGAATGCAGTTTTACAGTCCTTATTTTCGATTCCGTCTTTTGCTGATGATTTATTCAGTAAGGATTCCCCATGGGGTAAAATTCCCCTTGATGCTCTTAGCATATGTTTAGCACAGctgtttgttttgaaagatatttataacataaaaatcaaGGAGAGGTTACTTGTGAGCCTTAAAAAAACCATATCATCAGTTGCAGAGATTTTCTCTGACAACGTACAAAACGATGCTCATGAGTTTTTAGGTCACTGTTTAGATCAGATGAAAGAGAGCATGGGGAAATTAAACACCATATGGAAGGCTAAAATTGAATCTGAAGAGGAGAATCCAGCTCAACAGATCTTTCCTGGAAGTGCTGCCACTGAAGTGCTCGTTTGTCCCATCATCAATAATTTTGAGTTTGAGTTGCTGCGCTCTATTACTTGTCAAGCCTGTGGTCATGTTGTTCTCAAGACCGAAGTGAATAATTATCTCTCCATCAACCTTCCACAAGGAACGAAATCACTTCCTTTGTCTATTCAGTCTGCTTTTGATCTCTTCTTTGGAGCGGAAGAGCTTGAATATAAATGTGGGAAATGTAAGCATAAGAGTTCTGTTGCAGTGCACAAATTTAGTAGGCTACCCAGGGTTCTTATTGTTCATCTGAAACGTTATACCTTTGACGAGTTTTGGTCGCTAAGGAAGGATGACCAGGAAGTCGTTATTTCCAcacatttaaatatatcatcTCATTGCAATGAAACTACCAAGCCACCTCCTCCTGTGAGCAAGAATGTGCTTACTAGGGATTTCCAAATCCTAAAAGTCTTTCACAGCATAAAATTTGGAAACTTCTTTCTATCAACACCTTCAACAAAGCCAACCTTGGCATCCAATGATTCTCTGATTCCACACATTGGACCAGACAAAGAGTCTGAACCACAAAAATGCCAGATTCTTTGTGAAGGATCAAatggagaacagaaagaaaacctgGGAAAATGTCCTAAACTGAATATAACTGAGTCTGAATTAGTAAACTTAGGAAATGGAGCAGTCATTGAAAAAGAGCTATTAGCTGCTGGCTTAATGATGGATCTTGAAGCAACGTCCCTTTCTCAGATCCAGAAAGATGAAGGTAAACCCACCAGTGGTCCAGACAGGTGTCTTGCCGAAGTTTATCTTCAAGAAATGTctgaaaatctaaaacaaaagaaatatgagaCAACTAATACGCTTATAGATTTCAAGAGTGGCACTGAGACTATTGAAGATACTTACAAACGTGAAAAAAACGGAATTCCAAAAGAATTCCAAAAACCGACTAAACAGACCCAGcaggatgaatggatgaaaatcTATGAACAAGCCCTGCGGCAGGCACTGCTTGGAGCCCTCTTGAAGACACGTACCCGCTGGTATGCAAAGAACCTCAGAAAACCTGCAAAATTACGTCTCCAGGAGGCCAAAGCAAATTCCCTAGGGGCACCGGGTTCCAATAAAAACCCTGGAAACAAAGAATGTTTAAATAAGGAGAAGTCAGAAACTGAAgccacaaaaccaaaaagaagtgGTAAGATGAGTGATCTCGATTCCTATCGGCTCATTGGTGTTGTCAGCCATCTTGGGAAGACCCCAAATTCAGGCCATTATATCAGCGATGCCTATGACTTTGAGAGGCAAGCGTGGTTCACTTACAATGATCTACAGGTATTGAGTATCGAAGAAGATATCATGCAGGAGGCTAGGCTTTGCACCGGGTACATCTTCTTTTACATGCACAATGATGTTTTTGAAGAGCTGTTGAAAAGGGAAGAGAACTTCCAGTCTCGTAACACAAAGGCAGGGAAGACCGCTCAGGAGAAGTAA